The region ATTTTTTAACAAGAGTCATCAGCTCAACAGCCAACTCTTCCACTATAGACTCCTCATCAAAAACTAGACTTACATCTATAGATGTTTTACCTCGAGTAATCTTAAAATTTGAGATTTTATTTTTACTTTCCAAGATACTTTTTTTATCTATATGAGAGTTTGTTATAATCTCAACGAATTTATTTTTAAACTTTAACTCAAAAAGCTTATTTATAATCTCGCCTCTAAGTTCATACGCAGAAACGAGATCAGAATAAAATTTGTTTAAATTTGAGCAATAAAATGTAATGTAATTATAATCTTTAGCACACTCATCAAATTTCTTTAAAAGTTCGTCTATATTATGCAGGAGCGTAATGTCTTTTAAAGGCACAAATTATCCTTTGCAATATAAATTAATAAATTATAATTTATTATATCGATTTAATACTACAAGCATGTTAAAATTATATTATATATTTTTAAAAGCTATTGTCATTTTAATTTAACTATTTAAAAATTTATTTCAGTAATAGCTATATAGAATTTATCATATATAATTCTATCTGCTTAAATACTATGATAATTTAAAATTCGCTTTAACAAATTCCTTTTTTTGTAGAGTATTTTTGAGAAATGATAGCAATATCACTTCTGATAAGCTCTAAAACCGCCTCTTTAGTATAGCTTAAAACTTTTTGCAAGCATTCATTTTCATCTTCGCTAAACGCGCTTAGAACATGACTTGTAACACTTGTTTTATCGCTTCTGCCTATGCCTATGCGGACTCGTTCATACTCGCTTCCGATTAAGCTATCAATCGATTTTAGTCCATTATGCCCGCCGCTACTGCCGCCTATTTTAAATTTAACCGTTCCAAGCTTAAGGTCTAAGTCATCGTGAATTACTATAATGCGCTCCGGTTTGTAAAAATCATTTACCGCTTTTACGCTGTTTCCTGATAGGTTCATGAAAGTTTGCGGTTTTAAAAGAAGCAAATTTGAAAATTTAAAAAGTTCGCCTTGAAATTTGCTAGAACTAACGTCGGCAAATTTCTCGGTTTTAAGTAGGTCTACAAGCATAAACCCGATATTGTGTCTTGTTTTTTCGTATTGTGAGCCGGAATTTCCC is a window of Campylobacter sp. CCUG 57310 DNA encoding:
- the pth gene encoding aminoacyl-tRNA hydrolase, with protein sequence MILIVGLGNSGSQYEKTRHNIGFMLVDLLKTEKFADVSSSKFQGELFKFSNLLLLKPQTFMNLSGNSVKAVNDFYKPERIIVIHDDLDLKLGTVKFKIGGSSGGHNGLKSIDSLIGSEYERVRIGIGRSDKTSVTSHVLSAFSEDENECLQKVLSYTKEAVLELIRSDIAIISQKYSTKKGIC